The Tepidisphaeraceae bacterium genomic sequence TCGAACGGCAGGAGACGCTCCGCCAATCGCTCGGCCTGCGCATCGACCGGCCCCTAATGCACGGCCTGGCCGACCCGCACGCCGATCCGTTGGAGGATGCGCTGCGATATCACTTCCGCTGGCTGCAGACGCTCGACCAGATCAGCCTGGCCCTCTGCTGCACCGCCCCACCCATCTCGCGCACGACCGAGTTACATCCACACGCGGGTGACGATGCGGTCAAGCTATCGCTTGAATGCACTGGCGAGCGTGCGCTGCGCATCGATCCGTGGCCGTTCGACAGGCCGTCGATCGACTTGCAGATCACCGGCCGGCTCGTTCCGCGCGTGCATTACGACGATGCCGCGCAACTGCGGACGGCATACGCGACGGCGGCAGAACGGTCGCTGCACATGCGGCTGCACGGTGGGTAGAATCGCCACATGGTCATCCGCCCCGCCACTGCCGCCGACGTCAACTTCGTCAACGACATCGACGCCACGCTGGAGGCCGCGCATTACCTGCACGTCGACCGGGCGGGTGAAGGCCTCGGTCGCAGCTGGCGATTGGAACCGCGCCCGCTGCGCGAGCGGGCGATTCGATCATATCCACTGAGCGAGGACGCCGCGTTCACGCTGAAGCAAGTCGCCAGTGGCGCCGACGACGGCCTGGCGCTGGTGGCCGAGCACAACGAGCAGCTGGTCGCGCTAATGCTGGCCCAGCCGGATGTCGCCCGTCAGACGCTGCGCCTGATCGACCTGCGCGTCGACTACGACTTCCGCCGACAGGGCCTCGCGACGGCGATGTTGTTCTCGGCCATCAGCCACGCACGGGAAACGCAATTGCGTGCCGTGGCGACCGAGACGCTGACCGACAACCAGCCGGCCGCCGCGATGCTGGTCAAGAGCGGTTTCGAACTGGCGGGCATCGACGACCACCGCAACTCGAACCACGACTTAGTCAAGGAAACCGTGACGCTGTTCTGGTACGCCGCCATGGATTGAGCAATCGCGTTGTACAGGATCTCGCCTACGCCAACGCCTCCTCAAGCGCTTCGGGCTGACCTGGCTCGGCCGTCCTGCGGTCGGGCATGCGAAGGTAGATCGACGCCACCCACGAGGACTCTTGTCCATCTCTATTGCGCTCCTGAAGCGGCGAAAGCGAACGCGAAGCTCGCGAATGGGAGACGCGAAGGACCGCGAAGAAGGCGACGGAGCCTGGCGGCGGCGGTCTGGGTAAGGCGATTCGCGAATCCGTGCACCATTTTGCACCATTGTGCAACATCGGGTGAATGAGACTGGGCAGCTCATGTCCACGGCGTCGGCTATTCAGTTGTCAAAGAACACGCTATCCATCTCTACGCCCGCGCTGCGCGAATGACGTGGAAAGGGCGCAACACCCTTTGGATTTCTTCGCGGCTTGCTTCGTGGCTTCGCGCCTTCGCGTTCTCTTCGTTCATCGGGAGAAGCGGAGAAGAGAGACAGACAAGAAGGTCCGTCCCACAGAATGCACAGACAGAATACGGAGGGAGAGCCGGGGGGAGAGACAGGCAGGAATGCCTGTCCTACAGAAGATGGTTCACGGTGCGAGCGAGCGACGCGGGGGCTACCACGTCACGCGGGCGCGGAGCTCGGCGATGCGGGCTTCGATGGCGGTGGCGAGGTCGTCGAGGCGCTTGAGGATCTTGTCGGTCTCGGCGGTCGGCAGCACGCCGTCGGCCTTTAGTTCGCTGAACTCCACGTGCGCCTTGCGGGCGGCCGAGAGGGCCATCGTGTTGCAGACGATGTTGCCGCAGATCGCGTCGTCGTCGTAACCAATGCCATGCCCGGCGGCGATCTTGGCGCTGGGCGTCAGCGCGTGCTCGCACGCCACCGCGATCCGGTCGTCGTTCACGTCGTTGAACGGCGTCAGCGTCTTGATCACCAGTGACGCCAGCGTGCGGCCCCACCGGTAAGCTGGAATCGCATTCAACGACCGGCGGTCGGCCTCCACCTCGGCCAGCAGTTCCGGATCGTTCGGATCGATCTCGTCCAGGCCAACTTCGTCGCTAGCCCCCTCGCAGTCGGCGGCGTAGCCTGGGCCGCGCTCGTCGCTCGCGCTGCCGTCCGACCAACCCATCTCGCGCGCGATCTTCAGGTCGCGGTGCGGGTCGTCCAGCAGCGTCTCGAACAGCTCGGCATACCGCGCAGCGCGCAAGTCGCTCTCGCGCAAAAACCCGCGCCAGCGATTTTCGTCCCACGGGCGGTCGTCCTCGCGTTGCAGATCGGATTGGCGCTTCTGGGGCATGCGTTGCTTTCCCGTTTGGTGGACCTTCGCTGAACGGCCGCTCGAGCATCTTAACCGGCACGTTCCGGACAGTCGTCGAACGCTGAACAACACGTCCTCAACCCGCGCCCGTTCGTTCGAAGACGACCGAAAAAGACTGGCCTCTGAGGTGGCCAGCCCGCTGCGCGTGCTGAACGGCTCAGGCGCCGGTTGCGACGGGCGCGGTTGCCAAGGCAAGGCGTTTGCCGAACAGAGTCATGTTCTTCGCTTCGACAATCTCGACATCGACCAATTCACCCTTGGTCGTCAGTTCAGCATCGAACACTACGATCTGATCGCCACCGGTTCTACCCACCATCTGAGTCATTTGACGCGATTGGGCCGGCGAACGGCTCGCCCAACCCAACTCGACGTTCGATTTGGGATAAACGGCCTGTTTGCTCACCAGTTTGCTCTCGCCCTCCACCAGCACCTGCACGGTCCGGCCAACCATCTCGGCATTCACCGCGGCGCTCACCTCCCCTTGGGCGGCCAGCAGCTCGGTATTTCTACGCCGCTTCACGTCGTCGGGAATGTCGTCGGCAAAGCGGTCGATCGCGATGGTGCCAGGCCGCGGGCTGTACTTGAAGATAAAGCTGTTCTTGAAGCGCGCCCAACGCAGCAGGTCGACCGTTTGAACGAATTCTTCCTCGGTTTCGGTCGGGAAACCCACGATGAAATCGCTTGCAAGGCAGATGTCGGGCATGAACCCGCGGGCGCGCTCCACGAACTCGCGATACTGGCCGACGGTGTAACCGCGGTTCATCATCTTCAGGACGCGGTCGCTGCCGTGCTGGGCCGGCACGTGCAGGTAGCGGCAGATGCGCTCGCAGTCGCGCATCGCCTGCAGCGCCTCATCGGTGAAGTCGCGCGGGAAGCTCGTCACAAACCGCAATCGCGGCAGATGCGGCACGGCCTCATGGATCATGTACAGCAACTGCCCGAACGTCGTCGTCCGGCCATCGCCATGTTTGAAGTGGTAGTGGTTGATCGTCTGCCCGAGCAGTGTCACCTCGCGCACGCCCACGTCGGCCAGCCGCTTCACTTCATCAATGATATTCTGTGGCGGACGGTGGACTTCCGGCCCACGCGTATAGGGGACGACGCAGTACGTGCAGAACTTGTTGCAGCCACGCGTGATGCGGACGTAAGCCTGACGCACGTCGTCTTCCGATGAGATGCTGCGCGACAGATCGAGCAGCTCAAGATTGTCCTCGGCCGCTTCCAGCGTCGACGACCGGCGCACATTAGCGCCCATCAGCGCCACCTGCTTGTCAGCCGGGCCGCTTGCTTCCGATTCAACCGAGTTCGTCACGACCGCGTTGTGGACCAGGTTTACGAGCTTATCCAGTTCGCCGGGACCGCAGAGCAAATCGACGTGCGGGAACCGCTCGAACAGCCGTGTGCCATCACGCTCGGCCATGCAGCCGATGACGCCGATGACCGTATCGGGCTTGGCCGCCTTGCGTTCCTTCAGCTCGCCTAAGCGGCTCCAGACCTTCTGCTCGGCATGCTCGCGCACGCTGCAGGTGTTGTAGAGGATGACGTCGGCGTCGTCGCGCGACTCGGTCGATACGTATCCCTGTCCGCGCAGCTGCCCCAGGACGAGCTCGCTGTCGAGCACGTTCATCTGGCAACCGAAGGTCTCCATGTACAGCTTCTTTGGCATTTCGCGTGACAGTGTAGCCGATTTCGGGGTGCGGTTCGACAGAATCGCAGGGAAGAACGGTGACCCGAACGTATGGCAGCCGTTGGAACGGCATTGCAGTCGGCACAACCGAATCGTAGAACCATGGCGATGTCGCCAACTGACCGTGTCGTCCTGTTCCTGATCGATG encodes the following:
- a CDS encoding DUF3891 family protein; protein product: MIRRDETDGYLLITQNDHAKLSGQLAACVGNERFGALIDNAAAVRGITLHDCGWPVHDEAPTINPKGQPTDVFESPHDVALRVWTESAARATAEGPYPGLLVSLHVLHLSLLADARKQDVHERFAVNKFQHAEVERQETLRQSLGLRIDRPLMHGLADPHADPLEDALRYHFRWLQTLDQISLALCCTAPPISRTTELHPHAGDDAVKLSLECTGERALRIDPWPFDRPSIDLQITGRLVPRVHYDDAAQLRTAYATAAERSLHMRLHGG
- the miaB gene encoding tRNA (N6-isopentenyl adenosine(37)-C2)-methylthiotransferase MiaB; protein product: MPKKLYMETFGCQMNVLDSELVLGQLRGQGYVSTESRDDADVILYNTCSVREHAEQKVWSRLGELKERKAAKPDTVIGVIGCMAERDGTRLFERFPHVDLLCGPGELDKLVNLVHNAVVTNSVESEASGPADKQVALMGANVRRSSTLEAAEDNLELLDLSRSISSEDDVRQAYVRITRGCNKFCTYCVVPYTRGPEVHRPPQNIIDEVKRLADVGVREVTLLGQTINHYHFKHGDGRTTTFGQLLYMIHEAVPHLPRLRFVTSFPRDFTDEALQAMRDCERICRYLHVPAQHGSDRVLKMMNRGYTVGQYREFVERARGFMPDICLASDFIVGFPTETEEEFVQTVDLLRWARFKNSFIFKYSPRPGTIAIDRFADDIPDDVKRRRNTELLAAQGEVSAAVNAEMVGRTVQVLVEGESKLVSKQAVYPKSNVELGWASRSPAQSRQMTQMVGRTGGDQIVVFDAELTTKGELVDVEIVEAKNMTLFGKRLALATAPVATGA
- a CDS encoding GNAT family N-acetyltransferase, whose protein sequence is MVIRPATAADVNFVNDIDATLEAAHYLHVDRAGEGLGRSWRLEPRPLRERAIRSYPLSEDAAFTLKQVASGADDGLALVAEHNEQLVALMLAQPDVARQTLRLIDLRVDYDFRRQGLATAMLFSAISHARETQLRAVATETLTDNQPAAAMLVKSGFELAGIDDHRNSNHDLVKETVTLFWYAAMD